ATTTAAAATCAACTATACTTTTATCTCTATGGATACTTTTTCGTTGTAGGACTCAAAATTTGAATTGGTGTCGGTTGTTGGTTATACATTCTCAATTTGAAGAGAAATATATTACATTGTCTGCTACTACTTTTTGTGCTTTCTATTGTTAGCCTATGGTATGGTTGCGTGAGAACAAAACCTCTTAGAATGAATAtttcttaaattattatttttttcgttATCTAACTTTTACATATGTTCTCTTGTAGTTAGTGTGATTAGTATTTTCGGGAAGAAAattcaaaagcttgactcttaaTAACAATGTAATTTtatctctttttatttatttccttcacTTCTATGGATTTAATGATTTTATCTGATAAGTACTATGTGCCGATACAAGTTCATGCATTCTTGGATTTATATATGATAcaataattttcattttttttagatatataattatattttgtaTATGAATATCTGATACTATATATAAATAGTGATTAGCATTATGTTGCGTGTTTCTTAGattttttttgtgtttcttttgtattgactgaattaaTTTGTTTATTACTTTCGGCACCCATGTTGtaatatttgacaaaaaataTACGTGCAACGCACATACATAGAGActagtttttttaaaaatgctCTTTACGATCTATATCTTTATAGTAGATAAATGAAAATAAACTAGATGAGCATTAAAGGAAAAAACGCTCTCTATTAAAttcttttctatttctaattCTCAAATTCAAAATATTTGATTAATGGTAGAGGAATCCTATTTTATCTTCCCTACCCTTGGTGGTGAATTTTTATCTATCTAACTTGTAGGTTAATTTAGTTATTAAGTATTCTTCTTGCATGAGACAAAAACATTTTCCAATTATAGAGCAAAACAATGCATGACTCAGAGCATTTTTCTAATTATAGAGCAAATGGCCCATTCATTAATATTCTCATTTCTAGTACAAATTTCAATGGCTTGAGACTAAGCCATATTAACCGGACATCCATTGCTTCCTCTCATGTCCTTAGCCATCAAAATCTTACCTTATCCGTCTCCATCTCCTATCTCTAATTTCTCCTATAAAAAGCCTCTATTTACCAAAACatcaaattaattaattaattaatttcgtcatctaattttatttctttaattacaCTCTCTCTTTGTGAAGTTGTAACAGTCGCATTCGGGTGGTGTCCCCCGCCATATATAGTTCCTTACATATATATACAGACGTAGCATCACCTCCTGACGGTTGTTACAAAAAGAATTACTACAATAAATATTGAAACTacgaaaacaaaaagaaaaaaaagatttaaatTATTAGGGATtgttttttatttaaatcattgGATTATTCATCGATTATGGGTTTTCTTCACAAACTGTGGGATGATACACTTGCTGGACCTGCACCAGATTCAGGCCTAAGCAAACTCCGAAAGTTTAATACTTTCTCTGGCCGTACTGCCTCTAGTGCTCCGTCGTCCCCCACCAAGTTTCGCCACCTTAACGCCGCCGCTGCCGCCGCTGTTGATCCGATCCCGATATCCCGGAGTATTACAATTCTCCGCAGTAACTCAACTTCTGCATCACGTAGTGGCAATGCTACGCCTGATTCTGTATCTGCACCATCTTCTCCGGCTACTTCTAGCGCTCCAACTTCCCCATTTGCACGTTAGTCCTCTTTCCATAATTATTGCTAGTTTCCCCCACCCCATTTTAAATAGAAAATGATCAAAAATATCTCTCTTCCATAACTATCTTAAGTATATCATCCAATATAATTTGATGTCATTCATATCATTTTATTAGCATGTCGTCTCATACAtattaccctcctcagaccccacttgtgggattatactgagtcgttgttgttgttgttgttgttgtcgtctcATAAAAAAGGTAATCCGATGCACATAGTATCCAGTGGCGAAGGTACATAGTTGACCACTTTTCGTCGAAAAATTACGctgtatatataggtaaaatattagattttaatagtatataacatatattgaacaccctttatctagaatttttttacttatttcaagtttgaacaccctaaATGAAATTTTTGGCTTCGCCACTGATAGTATCCCATAGCAGATTTAGGAAGGGCCGCACCCTAAGGGTGTGATATAAACAACCTACCTTAATGGAAGTAATAGTGACGGTTCCACGGCTCGAATTCATGACCTACAAGTCAACGAAGAAGGTAAAAACGATGCAACGTGAGGGTTAATGTAATGCTAATTAACGGATTTTAGCATATCGTCTCATATTCGTTCTTAATCCTAACGATATTTTCAACTTAAAGTATAACAAAGGACAATTTTAAACGGTGTCACCAGGCCAGTGGAAGGGTAAAATTAGACATTTTGAGTTTTTGACTAAGGACCATATTTGAGCTTTGTTAATTAAATTCCAAGTTAAATATTAAACATGAGACAATTTGGTGTTTGGTGTTTAACaaatgacttttttttctttgtttgttattattattattattattattattattattattattattattattattattattattattattaatgcgtacaggttaatgtaagcgaccttcAGCACGGAGGTATTATAAAAAGCAAccaaaaggaaaaacaaacagGGAACGATCTCCAAACTATGATTGGTAATTTTTATCCTTGCCCTCCTTATATATAATTCAGCAATATCGTTTGATTATTTGCGTTTCTCTTTTTCTAGTTTCTAAAAGTTGCATGCATGCAAAGGCAAATTCAGTATTTTGAGTTTATGAGTTTCTATAGAAATctcaaattaatatacaataataattggATTAACAGATTGAGTTCCAAGCTAATGTTCTTATACATTTAATgaattttaatacaaatataggATATAggcaaaagttactgggttcatgGGAACTTGTAACCAGTGACGGAGACAGAATTTCTgctaagggggttcaaaaaagaaaaaaaaatttaaatattagaAGAGATTgtagctagtgggaattgaaTCAATGACCTCACAAAGACTTTGAAACCTTTGACTAAGCTATACTTTTGGGTTGCGACCAAGgcaattcaaaacataatatatagatgTAAAAACAGACTTTGCCTTGTATGTACAGTGTACTTTTTCAGCGAAGGGGTTCGCGTAAACCCCTTCCGCCCCCTAAATCCGCCTCTGCCCATAACTAAAGCACTAGATCCGCCCCTGCATGCATGCATCTTTTCTATTCTCGATGATGTGCTTTCTCATACAATAATGGTGGATTTGGATTGTTTTTCAGGATCGTACTGAGTGCTTGGGATCGTTGACGAGATAGATCAATTGACAAAACAACTTTTTATGTGTGTGAAGAAATGACTGCTAAAGGCCGTACGTGCGCAAACAAACTGATAGAGATCTAGGTTACCGGCTGCTAATCGGATTTCCAATGTTGTTGTGCATATATAAATAATCTGTACATATTTGTAATTTCTTGATATAATACTAGTATATATAATACCATATATAACCAGAATAAGAAGGTTCTTTCAGTACTAAAGAACCACTGCATCATTTATGTTAATATCAGGGAGAGAGAAACTAGAAGTAGGAGAATTAATTTTTCTTGTAACTTGCTTCCTCCATCTGTCTGGAgcgatgatttttttttttttttttatttttttatttctttgttattttagTGGAAATTGGCTCTCTTTCTGAGCTGCTATCTGTCTAGACGGATGTGAGTTTGATGTAATTAATCAATAAATCTCCAGTTTAGTTTAATTCGTTGGTTGAATTTTCTTGTATATAAAACGAAGTAGCTCTTAATTATGGCTTCGTCAAGGCAAATAACTATCAGTGGAGAGGTTAATCTTTCACATAATTCCAATTGATACTTGCAAggtaaattataaataattaacaGTTTAAGTAATCAATTGGGGATGTAGCTCAAATGGTAGAGCGCTCGCTTTGCATGCGAGAGGCACGGGGTTCGATCCCCCGCATCTccattatttttgtaatttttgtttccATATTTTAACCCAAACTCACTTCTATTGGTTATACATCTATCTCATAAGCTTTACACCAAAATTTGTGATCTCTAGCGCCAACTTTGAttggtttttctcttgattaGGACTGAATAAGTGCACTAGGAATATATTTGTACTAAGAACAACCTATCTCAATAATACACCAAACCAAATCTGGGATAAAGTTAATCTTAAACTTTATTCTACGATTATTATTCTTATCCCATGAAAGGGATCATTTGGTACAATGGTAGGATATCCCATGAGATTAGTTATCCACCTTCTATATGTGATGGCTAATCCTACCGTACTAGTGCAAAAATTATCCCGGAATTAACTAAAACTCCAAACTAAACTTGAGATAAAATTAGTCCCAAACTTTatcccgaaattattatttttatcttatttaccaaacgacccctaagtgttCAATAGGTACTAAGCCAAATTCAAGTGTCTAAATGGAAAAGTCGGACAAGTTTAAGGCAacatgtatttggcattatttttaCATAAATAACAAAGAATTCAGATGTGATGTGGGAAAAATTTACTCAATTATCAAATACTAAACAACACGATTGGAATGGGAATTGATTATCAGTCTCCATTTTCTTAATACCtaatgtttgaccaaaaaatattaaATCTTTTTAGTTAAATCAATTAATGATGAGAGGAAGGGTGAATTTTAGTTAAGAATAATAAAATTTAGACCAAATATTAAGTGAAATTAGTAAGGTGAACGACGTTACCCAATGTGTTCATGCTGATTAAACGCTCATGAATACAACGACATAAATGCGCAATAAATATGGACAAAGGTAACGAGCATAACAAAAAAGGAATTTACTATCCAATTATTGTAAGATTTGGATGACTCTTTCCACTGACAGCATCGTGGAAAGAAGAGAAATAAAAGGAGCTGAGGAATCTTTGGATCTCATGAATAAAGAATCACAAACGTATGCTTAAATAATGTAATCAATGAACAAGACAACTTTAGAATA
Above is a window of Nicotiana tabacum cultivar K326 chromosome 8, ASM71507v2, whole genome shotgun sequence DNA encoding:
- the LOC107828182 gene encoding dormancy-associated protein homolog 3 yields the protein MGFLHKLWDDTLAGPAPDSGLSKLRKFNTFSGRTASSAPSSPTKFRHLNAAAAAAVDPIPISRSITILRSNSTSASRSGNATPDSVSAPSSPATSSAPTSPFAPSSARRYYKKQPKGKTNRERSPNYDWIVLSAWDR